Proteins found in one Canis aureus isolate CA01 chromosome 19, VMU_Caureus_v.1.0, whole genome shotgun sequence genomic segment:
- the BSG gene encoding basigin encodes MAARGLVVLALALLGAGGGSGAGSEILTSVEDIGSKIRLTCSLNRSTTEITGHRWVKGDRVLKEDTFPDPKTEYEVDSDERSGEYSCIFLPELLGKSSIEVRGLPNIKAVKKSEHATERETVVLGCRSDSFPPVTDWVWYKVESSGDQVISNSSQSKFLVVSSETKTELRISNLDLETDPGKYVCNGTNSEGTSQAVIVLRVRNRFAALWPFLGIVAEVLVLVTVIFIYEKRRKPDEVLDDEDTGSAPLKSSGHVNDKGKNVRQRNAN; translated from the exons ATGGCGGCTCGGGGGCTCGTGGTGCTGGCGCTGGCCCTGCTGGGTGCCGGGGGCGGCTCCGGGGCAG GAAGCGAGATCTTGACTTCTGTGGAGGACATTGGCTCCAAGATACGCCTTACCTGTTCCTTGAACCGCAGCACCACTGAGATTACCGGCCACCGCTGGGTGAAGGGGGACAGGGTGCTCAAGGAAGACACGTTCCCTGACCCGAAGACGGAGTATGA GGTGGACTCGGATGAGCGCTCGGGGGAGTACTCGTGCATCTTCCTCCCAGAGCTTCTGGGCAAGAGCAGCATCGAAGTGAGGG GGCTCCCCAACATCAAGGCTGTGAAAAAGTCGGAGCATGCCACCGAGCGGGAGACGGTCGTGCTGGGCTGCAGGTCGGACTCCTTTCCCCCGGTCACCGACTGGGTGTGGTACAAGGTGGAAAGCTCTGGGGACCAG GTCATCAGCAACAGCTCCCAGAGCAAGTTCCTGGTCGTGTCCTCGGAGACCAAGACGGAGCTGCGCATCAGCAACCTGGACTTGGAGACCGATCCTGGCAAGTACGTGTGCAACGGCACGAACTCAGAGGGCACCAGCCAGGCCGTCATCGTGCTGCGTGTGCGAAACCGCTTCGCCGCCCTCTGGCCCTTCCTGGGCATCGTGGCCGAAGTCCTGGTGCTGGTCACCGTCATCTTCATCTATGAGAAGCGGCGGAAGCCGGATGAGGTCCTGGATG ACGAGGACACGGGCTCTGCTCCTCT GAAGAGCAGTGGGCACGTCAACGACAAAGGCAAGAACGTTCGCCAGCGGAACGCCAACTGA